In Cryptomeria japonica chromosome 1, Sugi_1.0, whole genome shotgun sequence, the sequence tccttcgaagatcgcactaaccttgtggagatggtcctgggatgtcaaaacaagacttagttagaatttcatcaaagatcaatcattgctcctacattcttagtgttaggattagatcctttcctcgccctcatcttttttcttttttttcaaagctagtaagagcctgtgttccagcaatattcaaagcagattagacgttcaatcatcaaatgtaagtccccttgtgattccagcaaatcacatcataccacaaagagcttatccacgcgtagagaccctacatacaagaaccttgaagtcatcctgattgatcctttttcgcgatatcttcagcaatcagaggctttactcaagagaggataaggtacctttaggtattttattctgtgtttgatagtgtacaaaatacacgtcaacaccacCGCAACCAGCTCCAAGCTTGTGGTAACATAGACAAACATTTAACCATTTCTAGTTGCTTGCAGTACCTTGGAATATCTTCTTGAACATTATCATGTCCTTTGATTGCACTGCATGAATTCCAGCTTTGCTGCAAAGCACCTACATTACTATTCATGTTTTTAGTAGCACTAAATCTACTATGCAATTGTGATTTGTCTTCCAAATGACTTGCGGTTGCTAACACAACATCATCACATGTAAACCAATATTCATGTTTTTAGTAGCACTAAATCTAGTATGCAATGGTGATTTGTCTTCCAAATGACTTGCGGTTGCTAACACAACATCATCACATGTAAACCAATATGCATACTCTATTGCAACATCTGAAACTCACCATATCCTATCACATTGCATTTTGTAGCTATTTACCAATCTGTAGATAAACTCCTTTCTTCAGGAACTCTTTGCAGGTGAATAACACATTTAAGTCCCAATAATTGACAAACATTTGAGACAAATTCAAAGAATATCTGAGATGAAATTAGTTGGAATCCTAGTGAGATGAGATCCTGCATAAATGTTACAGGTTCAAGTAGACCATGTCAGGTGGGACTGATACTTTCCTACAGTGAAAGAAAGACAGTCTTTTGATTCCTCAGCACATCCAACTCAGAATGAACATCAAATGGGTACTGATTTGTATTTTTTTAGGGTTTACAACATTCAGTAATCCATCATTTCACAGTGATTACTACAACAACATTTAAAATCTGTGTGCGCACAGTGTAATTTCCCAGAATATGGCGCAACTGTATAACTGATTTGAATGAGCTTCAAAAGTTAAACAATTTACATGGTAATAATAATACCAGTCTGTTTACATTGGCAGCAGTTCACAGGTTCGGCAAGAAGATTGCACCATTATCACCTTGAATGCAGAACACTATCTACTGTTCTCTTTATTAGGTTTACCATTTGTCTGCATGTTAAGATAGTTTCTGTTGTTCTAATATGGGGGTGATATACTAGATTGGATTCTTCATATTAAATATAAGTTGTCTCTGTTCTAAATGTTGCTCTTATTTCCTGTGCTTATAAGTGTCTTTTGTTTTTAAGCTATAAGATATTTTGATCAGATAGGACATATCTTCAGAATTCATGTTTAGCTAGTTCAAATCTCCATGTTGGGCCCAGCCTCTTCTAGTGGTTATGCTCATctttattacaatttatttataaatatatttctaTTATTCAGAGTTGCCCATCTCAAATGTTGAAGTCAAAGCTGGCAATGACACAAGTCTGGTGCAAAAACTAGACAGCATGCGGTATCTTCCCATCAGATATTTTGTTTGAGCACCAAGGCGACCTGAATCTATCAGGGAGGTGAAGTAATCGACTCAATGAAGGAATGTGCATCGACATTGGCAGGTTCTAAAGGATCAAAAACTTGCATAGAAGACAGCAGCTTTGCATTTGATGAGAATAGTCAGAATTTATTGCTTGTTAGTGGAACCCATGATGGATCAACTTCACCAATGGGAAAGAAAGTTGGTGAATTGAATGAGAGTAGTTATTTGGGGATTAAGCTTGTAACTGGTGTTAAAGGAAATGATTTTATTGACAGTGGTCTTGATAACACTGAGACAAACAGAATGGTGAAGGGTGTCATCCCTGAAAAAAGCGAGTCTTCTGTCAAGAATATAGATGCACGAGTTTATCCAGAGCCTGTAAACTGTGTCTCTCACATGATTTCTGATGAAGAAAAGGAACTTGCCTTTCTGCGCTCTCTTGGGTGGGATGAAAATGCTGAAGAGGACCCTCTGACCGAGGAGGAAATCAATGCTTTCTATCAGCAGGTGAATATCTTTAAAGATATGGCTAATCTGATGTTCTTTCCAAATGTGTCTGTCAACATTGGTATTTAGTACACCAAAACATCTTAATGTGTTTCTTAGGAGTATCTTTCAAATAATCATATTGATAGTCATCTTTTGTCTCTTATTTTGTTTGCAGTATAATGGTTATATCCATGGTAAACGTAGACTATAGTTGTCTGAAGCAAGAACATCACCTGCCATCAGCTTTCTCGTCTCTGAGGAGGATTTTTAGCTATGATATTAACATAATTTCATTCTTTTGTATTTACCACATTAATTTCCTATTGAAAGTGGAAAGCACTTGATTTTTGTTGTAAAAGAGAATTCTAGAACCGGGGATTGACTGGGGACTGGAAAGCAAGTTCCTCAGACTTTAGAGGTTTCCTGAGAATGTAGATACTATCTTCTTTCGTAATAAAGAAGTCCCCATAGTAGTCCAATGTCCTTATCTTGAGAAGGATTGCAGAAAAGTATATTTTTGACATCTATGTTTACTTGACTAACAGAAATTCTTTGTTTTAGACATATTACGCAGATCCATAAATACACTGGGCTGTTGtgaatatccattctttgtaaaatAACTCTTTCTTGAGGG encodes:
- the LOC131069116 gene encoding uncharacterized protein LOC131069116, with the translated sequence MKECASTLAGSKGSKTCIEDSSFAFDENSQNLLLVSGTHDGSTSPMGKKVGELNESSYLGIKLVTGVKGNDFIDSGLDNTETNRMVKGVIPEKSESSVKNIDARVYPEPVNCVSHMISDEEKELAFLRSLGWDENAEEDPLTEEEINAFYQQYNGYIHGKRRL